The DNA window ACTCGCCGTTCGTCTCTGGCATTTTCACGTCAGCAAACAATTCACTCACAAGCCTGTGCTCAGGGAACGGATTTTTACCCGCGTCAGTAGTGATTTGAATCGTCGCGCTTAGGGCAGAACGCGCCATTGTAGCACCGATTTTCTTGCAGAACGCGCCGAAACGGTCAGACCCGTACGCAATCCCCCGCATAATTGAAGCGTCCGCAAGTCCCATTATGCCGAGGCCAACAGGGCGGATTGATTTCGTCCTTACGCCGATTTTCTCCAAGGGGTACGAGCAAGCGTCAATCACTAAATCAAGATAGTACACTGACCTGAAGACCTGTGCGCTGAAGCGTTCCCAGTCAAATTTGCGGTCATCGTTCACGAACATTTCAGCGTTGATTGAGCCGAGATTGCAGCTCGTGAAATTCGGCAAAGGCTGTTCACCGCAGGGATTTGTCGCTTCTATCTCCCATTCAGAGCCGCCGAGCTTGAGAAGGTTGTCCTGCCTCGCCCTGTCAATGAAGAAAACTCCGGGGTCTCCGCGCTTCCATGCCGACTCGCAGATGTGATTCAGGAGGTCTTTTGCTTTGATGGTTCGGACTGTGCTGCCGTCTGCGCGTGAATGAAGGTCAAAATCGCCGTCATCCTCTGCCGCCTTCATGAGCTTGTCGGAAACGGCAACCGAAATGTTGAAGTACGACAATTTCCCGTCTTCTGTCTTGCAGTCTATGAAGTCGAAAATGTCGGGGTGATCGTCGAAAAGCATTCCCATCAATGCCGCCCGGCGTTTTCCTCCCTGAACGACAACCGCGCCCATTGTGTTCCATGTCTCCATGAATGACACAGGCCCCGATGCTTTTCCGCCTGTACCCCCGGCAATCTCTGAGCTTTGCTCCCGGAGGTGTCCGAAATTCCCGCCGACTCCCCCGCCGAATTTGCTGATTATGCTGGCGTTCTTCACGGAGTCAAATATTCCCTCTATGCTGTCTGGGACGCTTATCACGAAACACGCAAATAATTGCTGATTCTTTGTCCGCGATTCGTATAGCTTCCTGTAGTCGTCAAATGTCATGTCATCGGGACTCTTGTAGATTATTTCGGCGTATTCAGGAATCACCGTCAGCCCTGCCGCCGCGCTGAAAAGGCACGGAGAGTTGAACAGGAAACGGCGGTTGAGTATGTCGTCAGCAATATTAGTCTCAACGGTGCGAATCCAGCCTGCATTGTCGGAATAATTCACTTCCGCGCTTGCCACTGTCCTAGAAACTCGCCGGGCGAACTCCTCGAAACTGTTTTCCTTCCTGAGCGACTTTTTTTCAGCGTCATATCTCTGCACAAAATAACGCTGCTCCAATAGCCACATTGCATTGTCAGAAAGCCGCGGGCCTCCGTTAGGCTCAAGACTCCCCGCTGAAATTTCCGCGTTGAAATAATCCTTTATGTTCTGTCTGCCCATTTTGATGTTGTACTAGTTCCCTTTCCCGCAAAAAAATGCCCCCGGACCCTCGATTCTGAGAGTCTGAGGGCATTCAAGCGTGATATATATGTTATGTATGTTGATGGCTACTTGCTGAATTTCTGGTATATGCCTACCAGTTTCGCGAAAAGTCCGTTTTTCGGGTCAATCTTTGCATTTGCGAACTCAAAGCGGAATGTCTCTACGTCCTCTGCCCTGAATGAGAATGACGGCACGGAAAATTCTGCTCTCAGAACGTCCATAACTGACTCGGCAATCTCGCTGTACCCGAAAATTTTTGCCATAGGAAGAAGCATAGCGAACACGCCGTTTTCGTCATCCATGAGCCAATCCCGGATACCCGCAAAATCAATCCAGAATGCCGAGATTCCCGACTCGTTCATGAGATCCCGCAGTGCCGGATTTATTTCAGGCGTTCCCGCAAGGCTTGAGAGTTCCGCAAAGTTTATGCCGAGAGTCTCGCCTTTGTCCTGAACGAGGCATGACACCGGGCTTATTGACGGGTCAAGCTGTAATATTCCTTCCTGTGCTTTCTTGAAGTGCGGAGTTTTCGCGAGGAGGGAGAATATTTTACCCGCCGCGCCCTTTGCGCCTGTCTGAGAAATATACGTTGCGGGAATTTTCATGCCCTCATAAGTTACGCTGTCTCCGACCGTGAGCGAGAAAGGCCCGGTGAAAAGGGACGTGAAATCATCCTCAGAGATTCCGAACCTCACGCGCATTTGCCTGACGATTTCCTTCCATAAGTTTGCGCCGTCTTGGGTTGCGTCCTTAATGGCCGACAGTGTAATATACCCGCTCACAGCCATTAACGGACTCTTTGTCCCGACTACAGTCATGTGCGAGCCTTTGACGGATGGAACCGCAGTCCGTTTCGCTGCATATTCCTTCTTCACTGCCTCGATAAGATTGAAAGTAAAAGACATCATGAACTTGTCCGGCTTGCTCGTGAATCCCATCTCGAAAACAAGCGGCTTGTCGAATAATTCTGCAACCTTGTCCGCAGACGCTAAAGAGTTGTCAGTGTCGAGCTTGTCAACAACGTTATAATCCGCGTGGACATAGAGAAAATTTTTGTCCGTGAATTTCCGCGTTACTTTGCTGAAAAGTCCTGCGCCGGAATCTTTCAGGGTATTGCAGGCGGTCTCAAGCTCATTTTCTGACATTGAGACGAGAATAATATCCCCGTCGGCTTTCACGAACAATTCATTATCGACCTGGTAAACATTTCCGGGAAGTTTCTCGGCCTTTATTATAGTCTGCGCTATGGCTGTTATAGGATTGTCGTTGCCGAGTATGATTTTCGCGAAGTCTGAGTCCTCCGCTGTTCCGTCAGCAATTTTCCTCACGCTTGACGATATTGACTCGTCAGCAGTAAAAGCCATCTGGAAAAACGGAGCCTGCTTTTTGTCCGGGTCATATGCTCCTGCGATAATGGCGGCTGACTTTAACGGGGTCTTTTCGGCAAATGCGCGGAAAAACTCAATCCCGGCCATAATGTCGTTCGAGTCTTTCGATTTCAGTACCAGCGGCATGAAGATGTTTATATTGTCCTCAGACGCAAGCCACCGCATGAATGAGCCTGTGTCATCAAGTTTCAGGACGAAATACACGGACTCTTCCGGGCGCGGTATAAGTGCGTTTTCTGGCAGGGCTGAAGTTTCCTGCGGGGCTGTCGCTTCCTGAAACTGCCTGAGCTTTTCGGGAATGAAGTCTCCGAGACTCAATGCTGACGATATACCAGCGGTAACCATGACCGAAATCACAGCGGCGAGCAAAATCCTGCGAATTTTCATGTGAATTATTCCTCCTTCGGGCGATAAAAATACCCCCCTGACGTTACAGCAGGAGGGCATGACAAATTAAGCCTTGTACGCCGTGTAAATCTCAAGGAACGGGGCGACCTTCAGCGACGCTCCTCCGACTAATGCGCCGTCAATGTCGGGCTGTGAGAGAAGCTCTTTCGCGTTATTGCCTTTGACGCTTCCGCCGTAGAGTATTACTGCTTTGGGCTGTCCGATTAATTCCCGGCTCCATTTGCAGACTTCCTCAGCCTGCGCGGGCGTGGCGGTCTTTCCTGTGCCGATTGCCCAGACGGGTTCATATGCGTAGATGATTTTTGCGGTCTCAGCGGGCGTTAGTCCTGCAATTGCGCTCTTAATCTGCCGCTCCATAACGCTGAACGTATTTCCCGACTCGCGCTCCTCTAATGTTTCACCGTAGCAGAAAACGGGAATCATTCCCGCGTCAAGCACGGCTTTAACTTTCTTTGCGATGAGGTCATCAGACTCGCCGAAAATGTGCCTGCGTTCGCTGTGTCCGATGATGATATGAGTAACGCCGTACTCCTTCAGCATAGGGATGGAAATTTCCCCGGTGAATGCGCCTTTTGCCTCGTAGTAGACATTCTGCGCGCCGAAAACTATTCCGCACTCTTTTGCGCCTTTCGACAGAGGCCACAATGACGTGAACGGGGCGAATATTCCCACTTCGAGATCGTCAGCCTTCACCGCCTTGTACGCCGCGGGGAACTCCTCAAAGAATTTCTCTGTCTCGGAGTAGGTG is part of the Synergistaceae bacterium genome and encodes:
- a CDS encoding adenosylcobalamin-dependent ribonucleoside-diphosphate reductase; translated protein: MGRQNIKDYFNAEISAGSLEPNGGPRLSDNAMWLLEQRYFVQRYDAEKKSLRKENSFEEFARRVSRTVASAEVNYSDNAGWIRTVETNIADDILNRRFLFNSPCLFSAAAGLTVIPEYAEIIYKSPDDMTFDDYRKLYESRTKNQQLFACFVISVPDSIEGIFDSVKNASIISKFGGGVGGNFGHLREQSSEIAGGTGGKASGPVSFMETWNTMGAVVVQGGKRRAALMGMLFDDHPDIFDFIDCKTEDGKLSYFNISVAVSDKLMKAAEDDGDFDLHSRADGSTVRTIKAKDLLNHICESAWKRGDPGVFFIDRARQDNLLKLGGSEWEIEATNPCGEQPLPNFTSCNLGSINAEMFVNDDRKFDWERFSAQVFRSVYYLDLVIDACSYPLEKIGVRTKSIRPVGLGIMGLADASIMRGIAYGSDRFGAFCKKIGATMARSALSATIQITTDAGKNPFPEHRLVSELFADVKMPETNGEYRAMIRGMRDAGKIPVTLLNTLEQFDFEDAKFILSNLFRGNMRNSRRLSIAPTGSISMLLDTSSGIEPNFAWSWNRRIMKTDGSGFEDREFWHKLLTPELKAEYRSTGGHIADPAYVTAYDIDTQQHVNVTGIFAQFVDSGISKTVNLPNSATVEDVRRVYEDCYAMGCKGITIYRDGSRSFQPIEVRKDDDSNPIPEPEERQTRVKARPAPIVFGKTIKDITPWGSMYITLNLDGKDPFEIFINVGKSGSEMRAMTEALSRVISIGLRSGCRLEDFIDTLRGLSGKEYWMLDCDEYYVARSIPDAVALLLNKLIDRKVTEVKMTEASLKCPECGSPLEMISGCEYCFSCGYSPCK